A stretch of DNA from Halobacillus litoralis:
GTCCAGGTTAGAATGTCCGTACAGCCAGGGTAGTATCCCACCAGCGCCTCCACCGAAGCTAGCGCTCCGGCTTCCAAGGCTCCTACCTATCCTGTACAAGCTGTACCAACATTCAATATCAGGCTACAGTAAAGCTCCACGGGGTCTTTCCGTCCTGTCGCGGGTAATGTGCATCTTCACACATAGTATAATTTCACCGGGTCTCTCGTTGAGACAGTGCCCAAGTCGTTGCACCTTTCGTGCGGGTCGGAACTTACCCGACAAGGAATTTCGCTACCTTAGGACCGTTATAGTTACGGCCGCCGTTTACTGGGGCTTCGGTTCAACGCTTCGCAAAAGCTAACGCATCCCCTTAACCTTCCAGCACCGGGCAGGTGTCAGCCCCTATACTTCGCCTTACGGCTTCGCAGAGACCTGTGTTTTTGGTAAACAGTCGCTTGGGCCTTTTCACTGCGGCTCCTCGGCAGAGGAGCACCCCTTCTCCCGAAGTTACGGGGTCATTTTGCCGAGTTCCTTAACGAGAGTTCTCCCGCTCACCTTAGGATCCTCTCCTCGCCTACCTGTGTCGGTTTGCGGTACGGGCACCTCTTTCCTCACTAGAGGATTTTCTTGGCAGTGTGAACTCAGGAGCTTCGGTACTATATTTCCCTCCCCATCACAGCTTGACGTTGCCGGACGGATTTGCCTATCCGACCGTCTCACTGCTTGGACGCGCACATCCAGTGGCGCGCTCTCCTTATCCTCCTGCGTCCCCCCGTCGTTCAAACGGAAAGGAGGTGGTACAGGAATATCAACCTGTTGTCCATCGCCTACGCCTTTCGGCCTCGGCTTAGGTCCCGACTAACCCTGAGAGGACGAGCCTTCCTCAGGAAACCTTAGGCATTCGGTGAAAGAGATTCTCACTCTTTTTTCGCTACTCATACCGGCATTCTCACTTCTAAGCGCTCCACCAGTCCTTACGGTCTGACTTCACGGCCCTTAGAACGCTCTCCTACCACTGATCATAAGATCAATCCGCAGCTTCGGTGGTGTGTTTAGCCCCGGTACATTTTCGGCGCAGAGTCACTCGACCAGTGAGCTATTACGCACTCTTTGAATGATGGCTGCTTCTAAGCCAACATCCCATTGTCTAAGCAACTCCACATCCTTTTCCACTTAACACACACTTTGGGACCTTAGCTGGCGGTCTGGGCTGTTTCCCTCTCGACCATGAACCTTATCACCCACGGTCTGACTCCCAGAACAAAGTCTATGGCATTCGGAGTTTGACTGAATTCGGTAACCCGATAGGGGCCCCTCGTCCAATCAGTGCTCTACCTCCATGACTTTCTATTCTGGCTAGCCCTAAAGCTATTTCGGAGAGAACCAGCTATCTCCGTGTTCGATTGGCATTTCACCCCTACCCACACCTCATCCCCGTAATTTTCAACTTACGTGGGTTCGGGCCTCCAGTCAGTGTTACCTGACCTTCACCTGGACATGGGTAGATCACACGGTTTCGGGTCTACGACCGCATACTCACTCGCCCTATTCAGACTCGCTTTCGCTGCGGCTCCGCTTCTGCTGCTTAACCTCGCATACGGTCGTAACTCGCCGGTTCATTCTACAAAAGGCACGCCGTCACCCATTAACGGGCTCCGACTACTTGTAGGCACACGGTTTCAGGTTCTCTTTCACTCCCCTTCCGGGGTGCTTTTCACCTTTCCCTCACGGTACTGGTTCACTATCGGTCACTAGGGAGTATTTAGCCTTGGGAGATGGTCCTCCCGGATTCCGACGGAATTCCTCGTGTTCCGCCGTACTCAGGATCCACTCCGGAGAGAGAAAGATTTCGACTACAGGGCTGTTACCTGCTCTGGCTGACCTTTCCAGATCGATTCGCCTATCTTCCTCTTTGGTAACTCCAATGGAGTGTCCTACAACCCCAGAAAGCAAGCTTTCTGGTTTGGGCTGATTCCGTTTCGCTCGCCGCTACTTGGGAAATCGCGTTTGCTTTCTCTTCCTCCGGGTACTTAGATGTTTCAGTTCCCCGGGTGTGCCTGCCTATACCTATGTATTCAGTATAGGATACTGTTCCATTACGAACAGTGGGTTTCCCCATTCGGAAATCTCCGGGTCAAAGCCTACTTACGGCTCGCCGGAGCATATCGGTGTTAGTCCCGTCCTTCATCGGCTCCTAGTACCAAGGCATCCACCGTGCGCCCTTATTCACTTAACTATCTTCGTGAAAAGACGTTTACAATTTCAATTAGATGTCTTGTCATCAATTGCCTCATCGTTAGATGAAACAATGATTCCTTATCCAGTTTTCAAGGTTCACAAGTTGAAAGATCGTTTGATCTCTCAAAACTGAACAACCAACACAGTACGTTTCCGTTATATCCTTAGAAAGGAGGTGATCCAGCCGCACCTTCCGATACGGCTACCTTGTTACGACTTCACCCCAATCATTGGCCCCACCTTCGGCGGCTGGCTCCAAAAAGGTTACCTCACCGACTTCGGGTGTTGCCAACTCTCGTGGTGTGACGGGCGGTGTGTACAAGGCCCGGGAACGTATTCACCGCGGCATGCTGATCCGCGATTACTAGCGATTCCGGCTTCATGCAGGCGAGTTGCAGCCTGCAATCCGAACTGAGAATGGTTTTATGGGATTTGCTACACCTCGCGGCTTCGCTGCCCTTTGTACCATCCATTGTAGCACGTGTGTAGCCCAGGTCATAAGGGGCATGATGATTTGACGTCATCCCCGCCTTCCTCCGGTTTGTCACCGGCAGTCACCTTAGAGTGCCCAACTAAATGCTGGCAACTAAGATTAGGGGTTGCGCTCGTTGCGGGACTTAACCCAACATCTCACGACACGAGCTGACGACAACCATGCACCACCTGTCACTTGGTCCCCGAAGGGAAAGCCCTATCTCTAGGGTTGTCCAAGGATGTCAAGACCTGGTAAGGTTCTTCGCGTTGCTTCGAATTAAACCACATGCTCCACCGCTTGTGCGGGCCCCCGTCAATTCCTTTGAGTTTCAGCCTTGCGGCCGTACTCCCCAGGCGGAGTGCTTAATGCGTTAACTTCAGCACTAAGGGGTGGAAGCCCCCTAACACCTAGCACTCATCGTTTACGGCGTGGACTACCTAGGGTATCTAATCCTGTTTGCTACCCACGCTTTCGCACCTCAGCGTCAGAAACAGACCAGAGAGTCGCCTTCGCCACTGGTGTTCCTCCACATATCTACGCATTTCACCGCTACACGTGGAATTCCACTCTCCTCTTCTGTCCTCAAGTTCCCCAGTTTCCAATGACCCTCCACGGTTGAGCCGTGGGCTTTCACATCAGACTTAAGGAACCGCCTGCGCGCGCTTTACGCCCAATAATTCCGGACAACGCTTGCCCCCTACGTATTACCGCGGCTGCTGGCACGTAGTTAGCCGGGGCTTCCTCGTTAGGTACCGTCAAGGTACCGCTCTATTCGCACGGTACTTGTTCTTCCCTAACAACAGAACTTTACGATCCGAAGACCTTCATCGTTCACGCGGCGTTGCTCCGTCAGACTTTCGTCCATTGCGGAAGATTCCCTACTGCTGCCTCCCGTAGGAGTCTGGGCCGTGTCTCAGTCCCAGTGTGGCCGATCACCCTCTCAGGTCGGCTACGCATCGTCGCCTTGGTGAGCCGTTACCTCACCAACTAGCTAATGCGCCGCGGGCCCATCTGTAAGTGATAGCAAGAAGCCATCTTTCAACTTTCCTTCATGCGAAAGAAAGTATTACCCGGCATTAGCCCCGGTTTCCCGGGGTTATTCCGATCTTACAGGCAGGTTGCCCACGTGTTACTCACCCGTCCGCCGCTCGTTCCACGAGCTTCACCCCGAAGGGATCCACTCGCTTCCCGCGCTCGACTTGCATGTATTAGGCACGCCGCCAGCGTTCGTCCTGAGCCAGGATCAAACTCTCCATAAAAGTTAAGTTTGACTTGCTCATTTGCACACCGAATGTGCTTGTTTCAAATCTCTTCTATAAAGAAGAAATGTTTTGACGTACTGGTTGATTCGTTCAGTTTTCAAAGATCAAATGTTTCGTCTTCCGCTTAAAAACAGCGACTCAATCAGTATATCGCGTTCAGTTGTTTGTGTCAACAACTTTTTTGCGATTTATTTTTCTGTGAGCCGTTCGCGGCTTGCCGCTCTTTTAATGCGACAAGTAATAATTTATCATGTCAGTTGTTTTGTGTCAACAACTTTTTTCATGTTTTTGTTTAGCTCGTTGCCGCTCTCTTAATGCGACGCTTATTAATATAGCACGGTGTGAATTATCCCGTCAATAACTTTTTATAAAAAAGGTCCCCTCTCCTGTTTCAAACTCAGAAGAGGGGTCTTTTCACTGATCTACATATTTGTCGACAGGCTTGTATCGTCTATGGAATATTTGCGGTCCTTTTGTATCTTGAGGTACAACTTCAATGACATCATGATCTACAAGATATTCAATCATTGAGGATAAGTCCAAGATGTATTCTTGAATTTCAGGATGCACTTTCAGTTCTCCAAATGACCAAGGCTCTTCTCTTTCACTCATAAGCTGCAGTAAATGTTGTGCACTCGCTCTGGACCTTTTACTAATTGAGTGTTCAACAGCTAGGATCATCAGCTGTATTCTTTTTTCTGTCGGTTCACCACTTTCAATAAGTTCCTGGTAAAGTTTATAAATTTCAGGTTCAATCCGCTTCACCTGGTTCCATACCGTCACTTCTGGATGGAACCCTTTTTCGATAATGGATAACCGAGCTAGATAATGGAGAGAGTTAACCATGCGACTATAAGAATCTAGATACTGCTTGGAATCATACAAATCTTTTGATTCGCTGTAGCTACGAATCAACTTAGCAAATTCTATCGCCTTCTTTAAGTTACGGGTTTGTTGTGGGAACTCCCGCAAATGTTCCTTCAGGTTCGTTAGATACTCATTTCTTTCAAAAATGATGTTGCCATTAATGACCCATTCTACAGCTCGACGATATGAACTTGTATCGATCCAATGCTGGAGAAGCTTTTCATCCACTATATGCATCGCTGCTGATTTATTTTCAAATTCATAATGTTTTACATACCATAATTCCTCCGCGTCCCGGACAATAATGAATAGAATGACATCAAAATTATCTGTTACAGGACTAATCGGTTTCTTCTTTTCTAATATAAGAATACCCAGTGTATTACTTTGACTGGCTTTTTCTTGGTAAATCGGGCGTAATAGATCTTCCATATTCTTTCCCCCACATTCAATTTCCCTTTCTTTGTGTTTATTCGCTATGTTTAGGCAAAATCCTTTTTTCCTATTATATTTGCCTAAAGAAAATATGCTATACTACGTGGTAGATAGTAAGGAGGGACCCTGAGTGGCGTTAAAATACAGTAGCAAAATCAACAAGATTCGTTCCTTTGCTTTCTGGCTGATTTTCCTTGGCATAGGCGTAATGTACATCGGGTTGTTATTCAAAGATACGATGTGGGCAATGGCTACATTCATGATATTGGGCGTGGGTTTCGTCGGTCTCAGTACAGTCGTTTACTTCTGGATCGGAATGCTTTCAACGAAAACCATACAGATCGTTTGTCCATCCTGTGAAAAACCGACCAAGATGTTAGGACGCGTGGATGCTTGCATGCATTGCGATCAGCCTCTGACGATGGACAAGTCTTTAGAAGGAAAAGATTTTGATGAGAAATACAATAAAAAACGGTATCAGAAGGAAACGCAAGGCCAGCAATAATGAACGGATAAGCGACTTCAATCAAAAAGCTCCACTGCAAATGCAGTGGAGCTTTTCTTTTATTGTTCAACAATAAAAAACTGAAAGCCTAGCGCTTCCAGTTTTAGTGAGCGTTATTCGATTGGCATTCTGTGCACGTTCCATAGACTTCCATGCGATGATGACTTACATTAAATCCAGTCACCTGTTCAGCTAATGATTCCACTTCGTTCAAACTTGGATAGTGGAAGTCAACGATTTTACCGCATGATTCGCAAATCGCGTGATAGTGATCGCTTGTATTACAATCAAAGCGGCTTGAAGAATCACCGTAAGTAAGCTCCCGTACGAGTCCAATTTCTCTGAATACACGGAGATTGTTATAAACCGTGGCTACACTCATATTCGGAAATTTACTTTCTAAAGCTTTATAAATTTCATCAGCTGTTGGGTGAGTCATAGAATTCAGCAGGTATTCAAGCACCGCATGACGCTGTGGAGTAATTCGTACACCAGAGCCTTTCAGTGTATCAATGGCATCTTGGAGTCGATGGTCTGACACGGTCATGCACCTCGCTTTCATAAACTGATTCTTGATTTATAATATTATTAAATTAGAATCCTTACAATTAGTGTAACCTTTCCATCAAGGAATTGTCAATATAAAGCACCGCTCAAAAAGTTGGTCTCTCATACATCGGGATCTAGAGGTGTCTCTGTTCCTCCAAGTTGATGATTCACATAACGAGCCGCTACGAAGAGAAAATCTGACAGTCGATTCAAATAGGACACGACTAACTGGTTATCCAATTCGTCTTCTAAAGCCACTGTTATCCTTTCTGCCCGGCGAACCACCGTACGAGCAAGGTGAAGAGCAGCAGATGCCTGATGCCCGGAAGGTAATATGAAATTCTTCAAAGGTTCAAGTGACTGATCCCATTCATCAATTTGTTTTTCCAACTCATCAATATGGTCCTTTTTCAGTTTCCACATGACATCTTTCCCTTTAGGTGTAGCCAGTTCTGCTCCGACATGAAACAAGATCGTCTGGATTTTCTGAAAGGTTAGCATAAAGGCTTCCTTATCCGTCCAATCTTCATGATTCAAGTGGCTGAGAGCAAGGCCGATCATTGAGTTCGCTTCATCACATGTGCCATAAGCTTCTACTCGGATATCATTTTTAGCTACGCGTTGACCATATATTAAAGAAGTTTTCCCTTTATCACCTGAACGTGTGTAAATCCTCATCCTTAATACCCCCGTTTTGGATCAATAATATTTCTTAATTCCCCTTCTCCACTTATAAAGACAGAAAGATTCTTTTCAAAGAGATCAAACCCTCTCGGAACATACTGAGGAGAGATGCCTGATAAGTGCGGTGTTACCGTTACATTTTCTTCCCGCCACAGCGGGTGGTCTTCAGGTAAGGGTTCCTCCTCAAAGACATCAAGCACAGCGTGCGAAATTTCTTTTTGACGCACCGCATTTAGAATCACTTCCGTTGAAACTAAGTCCCCTCTTCCCATATTTAGAAAAATAGAGCGCTTAGGCATTTCCTTAAAGTGTTTCTCCTCTAGTAAATATCTAGTGCCGGGAGTACTCGGAAGCGCCGCCACAACGAAATCAGCAAGAGGAAGTACCAGTTCCAATTGTTGCACCGGGAAAGTCTGGTCGAAATGCAGTTTCTTTTTCCCTGACTTCGATACACCGATCGTTTTCATCTGAAAGGCTTTTGCTAAACGGGCAACTTCTTGCTGAATGGCTCCCGTTCCAAGAAGAATCATCGTGCGCCCGCTTATTTCACTCATTACAGGGCGGCGGCTCCATTCTGCTTTCACTTCTTGTTGTATGAGGGTCTTCGCTTTACGAGAAACTTGCAGCAACATGGAAATCGCGTACTCTGCCATAGGTTGTGCATGAATGCCCCTTACATTCGTCACGAGAATGTCTCTTTTGGCAATTTCATCAAAAGGCATTCTGTCCATTCCTGCAGATAAGACCATAATCCATTTCAGTT
This window harbors:
- a CDS encoding nucleotidyltransferase-like protein, with the protein product MEDLLRPIYQEKASQSNTLGILILEKKKPISPVTDNFDVILFIIVRDAEELWYVKHYEFENKSAAMHIVDEKLLQHWIDTSSYRRAVEWVINGNIIFERNEYLTNLKEHLREFPQQTRNLKKAIEFAKLIRSYSESKDLYDSKQYLDSYSRMVNSLHYLARLSIIEKGFHPEVTVWNQVKRIEPEIYKLYQELIESGEPTEKRIQLMILAVEHSISKRSRASAQHLLQLMSEREEPWSFGELKVHPEIQEYILDLSSMIEYLVDHDVIEVVPQDTKGPQIFHRRYKPVDKYVDQ
- a CDS encoding YgzB family protein, which encodes MALKYSSKINKIRSFAFWLIFLGIGVMYIGLLFKDTMWAMATFMILGVGFVGLSTVVYFWIGMLSTKTIQIVCPSCEKPTKMLGRVDACMHCDQPLTMDKSLEGKDFDEKYNKKRYQKETQGQQ
- the perR gene encoding peroxide-responsive transcriptional repressor PerR, translating into MTVSDHRLQDAIDTLKGSGVRITPQRHAVLEYLLNSMTHPTADEIYKALESKFPNMSVATVYNNLRVFREIGLVRELTYGDSSSRFDCNTSDHYHAICESCGKIVDFHYPSLNEVESLAEQVTGFNVSHHRMEVYGTCTECQSNNAH
- a CDS encoding cob(I)yrinic acid a,c-diamide adenosyltransferase — protein: MRIYTRSGDKGKTSLIYGQRVAKNDIRVEAYGTCDEANSMIGLALSHLNHEDWTDKEAFMLTFQKIQTILFHVGAELATPKGKDVMWKLKKDHIDELEKQIDEWDQSLEPLKNFILPSGHQASAALHLARTVVRRAERITVALEDELDNQLVVSYLNRLSDFLFVAARYVNHQLGGTETPLDPDV
- a CDS encoding D-2-hydroxyacid dehydrogenase translates to MKIVSAIKRVPDEIQLRLQTRFPEAAFIFCHGMGEAKYYLEEADVFITYGEDLDREKIQSAKKLKWIMVLSAGMDRMPFDEIAKRDILVTNVRGIHAQPMAEYAISMLLQVSRKAKTLIQQEVKAEWSRRPVMSEISGRTMILLGTGAIQQEVARLAKAFQMKTIGVSKSGKKKLHFDQTFPVQQLELVLPLADFVVAALPSTPGTRYLLEEKHFKEMPKRSIFLNMGRGDLVSTEVILNAVRQKEISHAVLDVFEEEPLPEDHPLWREENVTVTPHLSGISPQYVPRGFDLFEKNLSVFISGEGELRNIIDPKRGY